In the genome of Leopardus geoffroyi isolate Oge1 chromosome B1, O.geoffroyi_Oge1_pat1.0, whole genome shotgun sequence, the window TTTTCATATCAATAGCCAATTgacccagtaccatttattgaaatgacCATCCTTGCCCCATAGAATTTCTGTGCAGCCTTTGTTGTAAATCAGGTAGCTGTATATGTGTTGGTCTGTATCTGGACTCTTTATTCTACTTCCATTAGTCTAGTCTATATTTcccaatactacactgtcttaattactgtagaaTTAAAGCTATGTTACATAGTCTTGATAATAGAAGACTTTCAATTTCAtgcttcttcaagattgctttggctcttctagGTCCTCTGTAttttcatgtacattttaaagtcagtttgtcaatttcaacaacaacaaaaaaaaccctgggaTTTTGATGAATATTAGTCaacttgggctgccataacaaaataccatagactgagtaaCTTAAACAacaagaatttatttctcacaattctagagtCTGGTAAGTTAGTCCAAAGAAAAGGTGCTGGCTGATTTGATTCCCTTTCAAGAACCCTTTTCCTGGCTGCAgactgccttcttgctgtgtttcTTGTAtagcaaagggagagggaagcattctttcttatgtttcttttcataagggcactaatcccatcatgaaggCCCTACCCTTATGACCTATTAAACCTAACTACCTCTCAGAAGGCCCTATCTTTGAATATCATCACAGTGAAGGTTTgaatttcaacataagaattttgaagTGACATCATTAGGTTTGCAGCAtggagattgcactgaatctctaAAATCATTTGGGAAAGAATTTATGTCTTAATATTAATCTTCCCAATCCACGAACATGGAATAACATTCCATTTATTTGGAGTACTTcaatttctctattattttgcagttttcagtaTAGAgatcttgcaaatatttttttagatttatttttaagtaattgatACTTTTGGTGTTAATTTTGTTCTCCACTTGtttattgctggtatatagaagcaatttttatatctttaccTCATatccaacaatttaaaaaaatttaatggcttataaaacatttttctggatttatttcttttgtgtgtacaatccttttctttttagattttaatacccattttttttcttaccttattgcaGGGCCTAACACCTTTAAGGCAGTGTTGAAACAAAAAGCagtgtcttattcctgatcttagggagtcacaattttatcatttattgtgTTAGCTGTGTGGTTTTATAGATGTATACTATAAGATTAAAGAAGTTTCCTACAGTTCCTACTTTGCTGAGAATTGTTATCATtaatgggtattgaattttatttaatttttttcctaaatttgttatttttttcttctttattttgctgATGTGGTGTCTTTCATTGGATATTTAAATGCTAAATTAACCTTGCATTGCCAAAATAAACACCACTTGGTCATCATGtattatgtttttatgtatttcttgatTTGATTTGCCAATATCTTATTTAGGACTTTTGAATCTGTTTTTGAGTGATATTGGCCCatagtttttctctttgtaatgtCCTTGTCAGGGTGTCAAGTCTTATTCTGGtctaataaaatgaattaggaagtattttttctcttttcttattctctgaaAGAGTTTATGCAAGATTGACTTTCTATCTTCCTTAGTACTGTGTTACTATGTTGTATAATTTTCaagtatttggagattttttgTAATCAGTTATGATTTAGTTATACCATggtaaaaaaatgtatataatttgatTGCAGTCCTTTGAAATCTGTTGTGATTTGCTACATGTCTTGTCTTATGGTTCCTTTTGGTGAATGTTccacatatatttgaaaatagtaTGTTCTGTAGTTGTTGAGTATAATGTTCTGCTTGTCAGTTAGGTTAAAGAAGATAGTATTTTTTTGATTCTAATCTTTAtgattgttttgtgtgttttcctgTCAGTTACTGGGAGATGTGTTAACATTCTAATTATAAATCTAATTAGACTTACCgatttctctttttagttctgCCAAGTTTTgctactttgtatattttgaagctCTTTTATTGGATGTACACAAATTTATGATTGTTCTTTCTGTTGAATGGTCCTTTTGccattctttatttcttgtaaTACTTCTTAAAGGCTACATTGTCTGATATTAATCTAGCTATGCCAGCGTTCGTGGTCTTTGCTTTCATGCTACTTCATCAGTCAGccctttacctttttgttttgcaaaaatcTCTTGTTTGTCAGTTACACATTCTCATCTTATTCTAGGtacagaagtctttttttttttttcttttactatcaTTTTAAAGGGGTTGTGAAAGGGGAGTGGAGctatatgtttacattttaaacagaaaggCCCTTTCActtactttctgtttattttcatagATATTTCAGCAGTTGAATCAGTTGAATTCATTTCATCAAGAAGCTATCATGAAATGCTTGAAAAGTAGGAAAGAGGAAATCAAGAAGACTCTGTTAGAAGAAATAGTTGATATTTCTTCTGCACAGCTACAGGATTTTGACTGGCAGTTAAAGGTGAGAATCTGATTATAggcatgtatttttttatctcattttttgaatggaaagaaatatttattctttttcataatatAGATctaaaatttctgttattttaagaatacagtgtcaaaaattacatttttttacattatttatgcATAAGTACAGTACAGACAtccaaaaatatgtaataaaattacattgataataaatttaattaactaGAGCTGTGAATCATTAAATATCTTAAATAGTGGAGTAGTATGTATTCAACGTATATTTTTGGCTAGAACTTTCTAGCCTTTATTATAGTCTTCCTGAGATTGGTAAATGTGATTCTGTCTCCAGGGGAAAATCTATGTATTATTAAAAGttaactttggggcgcctgggtgcctcagtcggttgggcatccgacttcggctcaggtcatgatctcgtggtctgtgagttcgagccccacgtcgggctctgtgctgacagctcggagcctggagcctgtttcagattctgtgtctccctctctctctgaccctcccccattcatgctgtctctccctgtctcaaaaataaataaacattaaaaaaaaaagagttaactttaatgaacattttgaaaaagagacacaTGATCAATAGGATTCATAAAAAACAATTTCAGACCAACTTTCCATGCTGTATAGGATACGTAGACCTCAATGAGGAGGTTGTGTTGAAACACGTTGTGTTGAAACATATTGTGTTTCCTCATTTCAGCATGATCCTGGATAAAGTGTCTCATACTGTCTTTGTGGATAAAGTGGAGAAAAATGTGGAACAATTACTTAGTTACTTGGGTCATAGCTGGATAAACAACCAAAGCCAGATGTAATTGTGTTATCCAGGGAGGAGGTCTCTGTGATTCTGGTTTTGGCCCAGTCTTTTATGAATATTATGCTTATCAAATCTaagatacatcatattaatataatacaaagtttaaaattattttgtagcaAATTACAGCAATGGGCCAAATGAAGCACAATAAATTAAGCAGAGGTAACTTAGATAGaggatttttatataaataaaaccaacttAATATAAAAGATATGAGAGGTAGGCCAAAAGTAATACGTATGAGAATATTTAGTTGTTTTGATTTACCAAATGTGGCTTGAGTCAGCAGTATGATGATTCAGTCTTATGTTTTGTTGATAGAAATGCAGTGTTTCAAGCAGTGGGTGGttctaattctgtttttattcatttcactttttagTTAATTTACTTATTAATGCTTTTAGTTCTGGTTGCCAAATTTAAGAGATACTTAAACAAATTAGTGCCAAACCAGAAAAGAATGAACAGGAACTTAAAATCATGAAggtttttttcaaacatttggggaaaggagaaaacttAGTAGAAAAATGATAGTTCTCTTTAAAGGACTAAAAATCATCTCTATGGATGAGGGACTTGATATACGCTCTGTGGCTACAGCGGCTAGGACAAAGGTTAAGGTTTAAGGTACATAGTTTGAAATAAGACGAGTTCACATTCAACCTAAGGAAAATGTTTTAACACCTATCAGTATCTGAAGATTATTTTAACCTCTTCTTGAGGTAGCACGTTCATCATTGGTGGTATTCAAGCCTAGACTGAGAAACCACTTATTGGACACACTGAAGAAGACAATTATCTATAATGTAGACCATCTTTGatacttctaaattaaaaaaaaatttttttaacgtttatttattactgagagacagagagacacagagtgtgagcaggggaggggtagagagaaggggagacacagaatctgaagtaggatccaggctctgagctgtcagcacagagcccgatgtggggtcgaactcacgaactgtgagatcatgacctgagccgaagtcggtcgcctaaccgactgagccacccaggcaccccatctttgaTACTTCTAAATCTCAGATATGATGAGCCCTGGTTTTTGAAGAGAAAACGGAGGAGGTATGTGAGGATTCAATTCTACAGTGTGTGCACGCCGAGGGTGGACTTAGAGGTTGTTCGTTAGGGAAGTAGTTCCTTACCATTCATTGCATAAGTAAATTTTTGCAAGTAGTAGCACTTCAAAGATTCACTTATTGTGGGGTTTTCTAGCGCAGATTCCAGGaaaatttgatttttcctttgccATCTGCCAATGAAGCCATGGCGCTTGTTTCAAAAAGTATTAGTATCATAAATATTtggttcttctgtttcttctaggaTTCTCtgtagacagaaaataagaaGTAGGGAAAATGAGTGTTTTTGCTGAGTGACTCTAATTGAAAGTGGTATCTTGATAATGTGTTTAACAATAATTTGGTAGAGAATTGGCTGATTGTGAATTAAGCGTCTTAATTTCCCAGGCTTTACCAGTGTTTTTGGTTGTATCCTTGTACATGGACTTTCATCCTCTTGGTTTCTTCACACGTCTTTAAGAATTCTcagtttcttggggtgcctgggtggcttggtcagttaagcgtccgacttcggctcaggtcatgatctcacggtccatgagttcgagccccgcgtcgggctctgtgctgaccgctcagagcctgcagcctgtttcagattctgtgcctccttctctctctgcccctcccctgttcatgctctgtctctctctgtctcaaaaataaatgaacattaaaaaaaaaataaaaaaaaaaagaattctcagttTCTTGATGCATTGGACCCATTCAGTCCTTCCCGGCCATAACTCTGCGCTGGATTGCTGCTTATGCTACGAAATTCGGACTGGTTGTCCTTTTTTCCCAGTCTGCATCCTCTCTATtcatcctcctttctctttctgttcttcatgTATGTGTTGGTTTGTCGggggtttctttgtttcttcctccttttcctgtaTTTGATAGCAAACAGGAGTGTTCTTGTATTGTTAATAAGCTCTGatgtatatttaatatgttcttttttttactacttattaattactattttcctcattttaaacaGCTTGCACTGTCTAGTGACAAGATTGCTACGTTACAAATGCCACTTTTAAACCTTACTCTAGACGTAAAAGAAAATGGTGAAGTCAAACCATATTCTGTCGAAATGAGTAAAGAAGAGCTGCAGAATCTAATAAATTCCTTGGAAGCAGCTAATAAGGTATTTGTTTTAATTGTGCTGTgtggtttaaaatgtttaagtgttGACTGATAGATACCCTTAGAGCAATAGAAGAAAAACTCATAAttgacttttaatatttcttttgtttctgatcttttaTGTCAAGCACAGAAAATACCTTGTTGATCTGTTCTGCATCTCTagttttagatattaaaaaaattacaacttgTAATTTTGACTGCTTAGTTTTGAGCGTAACTTATCAAGTAGTCATTTTTGATAGAATAGTAGTGCTGTTCTCACAGCTAGATTTTGTTTGCCCCAGTGCTCAgtaatgctaaaaataaatttttaccttGGGGCTGTGATTCTAAAGagtttttatgattataaatagCTGTGATCCTAAAGAAAAGAGTGTCTTATTTAACTGgacaaataaaattgcttttataaTCCTCTAAGAATGAGAGACAAAATATGGCTTGTAGTTATTATGACAAAATCAGGTAGGGATAAGATATGActaatgaatgagtaaaaatttTGCATTTACAAAGGGTTGGCTAAATAACAGGAACAATTCCCAGTGtttatttaatgagaaaaatacttAAACAGTACAAACTGCTGCTGTCAGAAAATAACTGTCTTTGTATATGTCTGTTCCTTTCATTATTGCTCAGCTTTTTCTATGTGATCTGAAATCCATGATTAATGCCAGATACTCTAACCACCTTTTCTTGCCACTGACTAGCCTTCTTAGCCTTACCTCTTTTAAACTCTGCTATCCTCAGTTTTCCTCTATACTCTGCAGATGCCGATTTTAGTGCCATGATGACTGGTCCACATGCCCAGTAACCACATTGGCAGCCTGGCTTGCTTTCATATGGGGCTGTCTGAAAGGGTGTGTGGTATGGCCCGATGTAAATGTTAATTGATTCAGAGCCATGGATCCTGGCAGGCGTGCTCCTGTGCATTGTGCTTGCTGGTTATCAGTTCTCCAGGCCCTTCTTCAGAGATTTCAAAGCATTTCATTAAGCAGAGATTGGCATCATTTTGGaataacctgattttttttccccccgacTTTGTGTTTTAAGGTGGTCCTACAGTTGAAATAACTGGAAATGATGAATACCAACACTATCAGATTTCACTGCTACACCTGATAACGGCCGAGTGAATACTGTGTGTTCAGAAAACCTGCAATATACGGACTCTTATGCTGTGCTGAGAAAGCAACAGTGTTGAGATTGCAAAGATAAAAATTTATCAGCTTCCCTAAAGAACAGGAAATGACATGGTTGACTGGAAATGCATAAAAATGATAGATGAGAAAGCTATAATAGCAGTTTATATTTTCGTAATGGCTGTTTTGccccatttattaaatatttgagaaatctTTATAGATATACAGTTTTATTGAAAGTTGAAAATAGGTTCTAAAGTAATGTAAACATACAAAGCACAAATATACTTGAATGTTGCTTAAAGGAATATATGAATAGCAAGGATGTGTATTATGGATATATATGattaatttgtaatattttaaaaaataacttttaaagaatgTATAAGCTGCATATATAACTCAGGAGATTCCATATCTTTCTTATATTTCAAAGGAaagattataaaatgtaaatttcttagaGAAAGAAGCTCTTCTTCAGACATGAAcaagaaaaagtaattaaaattgtGTGAACAGTTTTGAGtttatgaattattaaaatataactagaataggaaaaaatgaaaataacactgTTACTTCTGCATTTCAGTGTCTGATTGGGAGGGTGTGCTGTGATAAAGAGAATAGATGTCATTGTATAGTGTGTATATAACTATTCATATATTAgctaatattaaatataagtCCATTTTTGTTATAAACCCTTAATATTGAAGTTAATAGTTTTCACTGGAAAGCAagccatttttaatttcagttaactttaaaaacaagcattctggggcgcctggatagctcagtcagttaatcatccagctgtttatttcggctcaggtcatgatctcagtcggtgggatggagccctctgcgttgggctccatgctggcagtgcagagcctgcttgggattctctcttttcctttctctctgcccctacctcactcttgcgtgcatgcgctctctctctcaaaataaatattaaaaaacaacccAAGCGTTcggaacaaataaaaaatgacatttcatttttacatatggCTTTATTTCAAAACACTGTCTACATAAAGCAGTGGCCCATAATTGATCAGAACCTGCTATCTGCAAGCTTTGTAGCTCATCAGAGCAGTTAACTCATCATACAGATGAAGataggcttagagaggttaaaagAACATCTGTGTGTGACCTAGGCAGCGCTACTCAAAATGTGTCCCTAAACTAATGCCAGTCTGTGGACTATTTGTTACAGGTCAGTGATTACATGAGGAGCTTAAGCTTTAGTTCATCAGCATATTGCTTTTTTCATTGAGAAAcgttaattttggaaaaaaatcagctGAACTAAACAGTGTGCTTGGGAGGTAGGTGACTTACTTCCTGTGCAAGTTCCTTGTGTCGTTAAGGACCAGAGGCAGTTTGTAGGCTAGCACTTTAAATAGTACAGATGGTCCCTGATGTACGATCATTTGACTTAAGATTTTTCGACTTGACTGTGGTGCGAAAGCAATATGCATTTGGTAGAAAtcatactttgatttttttttttttttttcattttgaattttgattttttcctggCCTAGTAATATCCAGGACACCATTCTTTCCTGACGTTGGGCAGTGGCTGTGCTGCAGCTACCAGGGAACCATGCAGTCATTAGAATAAACAACCGATACACTGACAGCCATCCTGTACCCATATAAtcattgtttttcactttcagtacagtattcagtaAATTGCATGAGGTGTTCAACACCTTATTAAAGAATAGGCTTTGTGTTAAGATGATTTTGCCTAGCTGTAGGCTAGcataagtgttctgagcacactgaaggtaggctaggctaagttACGATGTTTGGTAGGtgaggtgtattaaatgcatttttgacttatgGTATTTCCAGTTTATGGTGGGTTTTTTGGGATGTAACCCCATCATAAGTTGAGGAAGATGTGTACTTATCTAAGGGCCTTCTGAATTTCAGCCCTCCATGCAGTATTTCCATTGAGAAGCAGAAAATCTTGCTCTACTTATTCCTCTCACTACCTTATTTATCACTCCATTAGTATGTTTAACTGCCTTATTGAGATCTGACTGATACACTataaactcatttatttaaagtgtacagtcaGGTAAATTTTGACATACATACACCATGAAAGAATCACCTCTATCAAGATTGTGAACATGGCAATCCTGAAAGTTTCCTCCTATTCCTTTGTAATCCCTACTcttccactcccccacccctgccacaacCTCTGATCTGCTTCCTGCCACTTGTAGAGTACTTCACACTTTCAAGAGTTTAATatcagtggaatcatatagtatgtaccttttcttttaatctggCTTCCTTCAGTAttgggttcatccatgttgttgcatatatcaaTAGTTCACTTCTTTGTATTGTTGAGAAGTATTCAGTTGTAGAGTTTTACCACATGTTTTTATTCACCTGTTAAAGGATATTTTGGTTGTTTAaaactttatgtatattatataacacAGAATCCTGTGAACATTCTTATGTATACCTTGGTATGGATATATGCTTCCTTTAGAGTGAATACTTAGAGGAATGAGATATTTCCAAAGTCTGGAAGAGTTCATTCACCTCCATTTGCTTCCTAACACATGCTTTGGTCAATCTTCATTCCACCTACTGTAATAcatgtgcagtggtatctcattgtggttttaataatttttatttctgtaatgacACGATGTTCATTGTCGCATgtgctgttggccatctgtatatcttctttggtgaagtgtctgttcagatctgtTGCCCATTTCTAAATTGGGTTGTTTCCTTAGTGTTGAGTTTTGGGAGTTCTTGGTAGCCTGGATACAAGTCTTTATCACATATATGCCCTGCAGGTATTTTCTCCCAAACTGtgactcttttttcttctataaatggacctgtttttttttttttgtttttttttttagtttagttttagttCTAGATTCGCATAAAAATTGGATAGAAAGATCGCATATACCCCACATCCAGTTTCCCCTGTTATTAACATATTAGTATGTACATTTGTTATAACTAACGAACTGATGCCAATACATTGTTATCAACTAAATTccatagtttattcagatttcctaagTTTTTACctgatgtcctttttctgttctaggatttcatatttagttgtcatgtctccttagctTCTCTTGCTGTGATAGTTTCccatcctttctttgtttttgatgacctttaCAGTTTTGAGAAGTGTGGGTGAAGTATTTTGTAGGGTGGCCCTCTGTTggaatttaatgtttttctcatgCTTAAGctggggttatgggtttgggggaggaaaatcacagaggtaaagtgccatttgCAACACACCATATTGAGGGTACATACTGTTAACAGGATTTGTGACTTGACATTGACTTTGCTTACCTAGCTGAGGTAGTTTGTCAGGTTTCTTACTGTGAAGTtactctttatttctatttttccaaattgtactctttggaaggaagtcactatgtgtGGCTCATATTTAAGAAATGGGAAGTTGTGCTCTCCCTTCTTAAGGTCAGAGCACTTACATAAACCTTTTGGAGATCTGCACAGATTTGTCTCTTCTATTAATTTAATCCTTTATATAATATGGACTCATGGGTATTTATACTTatggttataatccaatactatttACTATTCAAATTGTTCCAggtttggccattgggagctctttcagttggctcttttatattatttccttaaCTTTCTGGCAGTATGTTCCAGGCTCATTTTGCCTATTTCCTCCCCAGTCctagaatcaaccatttctccaagaatCCCTGGTTCATTTTATTGAG includes:
- the COMMD8 gene encoding COMM domain-containing protein 8 isoform X1, coding for MEPEEGTPLWQLQKLPAELGPQLLVTRNALLSPQMAKYYNDIMWLLHKIIDGICGRAYPLYQDYHSVWDSTEWKNVLEDITKFFKAVVGKNLPDEEIFQQLNQLNSFHQEAIMKCLKSRKEEIKKTLLEEIVDISSAQLQDFDWQLKLALSSDKIATLQMPLLNLTLDVKENGEVKPYSVEMSKEELQNLINSLEAANKVVLQLK
- the COMMD8 gene encoding COMM domain-containing protein 8 isoform X2; protein product: MEPEEGTPLWQLQKLPAELGPQLLHKIIDGICGRAYPLYQDYHSVWDSTEWKNVLEDITKFFKAVVGKNLPDEEIFQQLNQLNSFHQEAIMKCLKSRKEEIKKTLLEEIVDISSAQLQDFDWQLKLALSSDKIATLQMPLLNLTLDVKENGEVKPYSVEMSKEELQNLINSLEAANKVVLQLK
- the COMMD8 gene encoding COMM domain-containing protein 8 isoform X3 — its product is MAKYYNDIMWLLHKIIDGICGRAYPLYQDYHSVWDSTEWKNVLEDITKFFKAVVGKNLPDEEIFQQLNQLNSFHQEAIMKCLKSRKEEIKKTLLEEIVDISSAQLQDFDWQLKLALSSDKIATLQMPLLNLTLDVKENGEVKPYSVEMSKEELQNLINSLEAANKVVLQLK